One Egicoccus halophilus genomic region harbors:
- a CDS encoding alanine/glycine:cation symporter family protein, translated as MSDALGTISDFVWGPWLLIPLLLLTGLYLTVVLRGVQFHKLTYSLWLALVKRKEVGGEGDVTHYQALATALAATVGVGNIAGVATAIGIGGPGALFWMWLTGLVGMATKYAEAFLGVKYRRRDTAGEQSGGPMFYLRDGVGGSFGKVLGVAFAVFAAIAAFGIGNGAQANTVADVMLDEFGLATWITGLVLTVGAGVVLIGGIKSIGRFAAAFVPLMAVIYLVAATVVLAANAAEIPGALGMIFSDAFTGTAATGGFAGAALLTVIRMGVARGIFSNESGLGTGGIAAAAAQTTNPVRQALVSMTQTFLDTLVVVTFTGLTLVVTGVWTGEEEGATMTSAAFSQGLPGEWGSILVTISVAFFAFSTLLGWAYYGERNMDFLFGRKAVVPYRVVFIAVIFVGATADLDVVWTFSDIMNGLMALPNLIGLLLLSGLIARETRAYLSRPDWKDVDAPGTTTGGDRPRS; from the coding sequence ATGTCCGACGCACTGGGCACGATCAGCGACTTCGTGTGGGGTCCGTGGCTGCTGATCCCGTTGCTGCTGCTGACGGGTCTGTATCTCACCGTGGTGCTCCGCGGGGTGCAGTTCCACAAGCTCACCTACTCGCTGTGGCTGGCGCTCGTGAAGCGCAAGGAGGTCGGCGGTGAGGGTGACGTCACCCACTACCAGGCGCTGGCCACGGCGCTGGCCGCGACCGTCGGCGTCGGCAACATCGCCGGCGTCGCGACCGCCATCGGCATCGGTGGTCCGGGCGCGCTGTTCTGGATGTGGCTGACCGGTCTGGTCGGCATGGCCACCAAGTACGCCGAGGCCTTCCTCGGCGTGAAGTACCGCCGTCGCGACACCGCCGGAGAGCAGTCCGGCGGACCGATGTTCTACCTGCGCGACGGGGTGGGCGGCTCGTTCGGCAAGGTGCTCGGCGTCGCGTTCGCCGTCTTCGCCGCCATCGCCGCCTTCGGGATCGGCAACGGCGCGCAGGCCAACACCGTCGCCGACGTGATGCTCGACGAGTTCGGGCTGGCGACGTGGATCACCGGCCTGGTGCTGACGGTCGGCGCCGGTGTCGTGCTCATCGGCGGCATCAAGTCGATCGGCCGGTTCGCGGCCGCCTTCGTGCCCCTGATGGCCGTGATCTACCTCGTCGCCGCCACGGTGGTCCTCGCCGCCAACGCCGCCGAGATCCCCGGTGCGCTGGGCATGATCTTCTCCGACGCCTTCACCGGGACCGCCGCGACGGGTGGGTTCGCCGGTGCCGCCCTGCTGACGGTGATCCGCATGGGTGTCGCCCGCGGCATCTTCTCCAACGAGTCGGGCCTGGGCACCGGCGGTATCGCGGCGGCCGCGGCGCAGACGACCAACCCGGTGCGGCAGGCGCTGGTGTCGATGACCCAGACCTTCCTCGACACCCTCGTCGTGGTCACCTTCACCGGGCTGACGCTGGTCGTGACCGGCGTGTGGACGGGCGAGGAGGAGGGCGCGACGATGACCTCGGCCGCCTTCTCCCAGGGCCTGCCGGGTGAGTGGGGCAGCATCCTGGTGACGATCAGCGTCGCCTTCTTCGCGTTCTCCACGCTGCTCGGCTGGGCGTACTACGGCGAGCGCAACATGGACTTCCTGTTCGGACGCAAGGCCGTGGTGCCGTACCGGGTGGTGTTCATCGCGGTCATCTTCGTCGGGGCGACGGCCGATCTCGACGTGGTCTGGACCTTCTCGGACATCATGAACGGATTGATGGCGCTGCCGAACCTCATCGGTCTGCTGCTGCTGTCGGGACTGATCGCCCGCGAGACCCGCGCCTACCTCTCGCGCCCGGACTGGAAGGACGTGGACGCGCCCGGTACGACGACCGGCGGCGACCGTCCGAGGAGTTGA
- a CDS encoding spermidine synthase, with translation MPLFEQLDAASTPMGPISLRRRRELTLDVDVFEVKLGDEFLMSSLFPVAEIELARLGLGAVEGRRLDVVVGGLGLGYTARTVLEDERVASLTVVEALPQVVSWHERQLLPEVAGLASDPRTRLLTADFFALVRDAAGFAPGRPEDRVDAVLLDIDHTPRHVLHPSHASFYARDGLRQLLRSLRPGGVFALWSDDPPDEPFLADLRAVFDDATAEVVDFPNPLIGGRSANTVYVARVGDGR, from the coding sequence ATGCCCCTGTTCGAGCAACTCGACGCCGCGTCGACGCCGATGGGCCCGATCTCGCTGCGCCGTCGGCGCGAACTGACGCTCGACGTCGACGTGTTCGAGGTCAAGCTCGGTGACGAGTTCCTCATGTCGAGCCTGTTCCCGGTGGCCGAGATCGAACTGGCCCGCCTCGGGCTCGGCGCGGTCGAGGGTCGGCGACTCGACGTCGTGGTCGGCGGCCTCGGCCTGGGGTACACGGCACGCACCGTGCTGGAGGACGAGCGGGTCGCGTCACTGACGGTCGTCGAGGCGCTGCCGCAGGTCGTGTCGTGGCACGAACGGCAGCTGCTGCCCGAGGTCGCCGGCCTCGCGTCGGACCCGCGCACCCGGCTGCTCACCGCCGATTTCTTCGCGCTGGTCCGCGACGCCGCCGGCTTCGCCCCGGGTCGACCCGAGGACCGCGTCGACGCGGTCCTGCTCGACATCGACCACACGCCGCGTCACGTCCTGCACCCGAGCCACGCCAGCTTCTATGCGCGTGACGGCCTCCGGCAGCTGCTCCGGTCGCTGCGCCCGGGCGGCGTCTTCGCCCTGTGGTCCGACGACCCGCCCGACGAGCCGTTCCTCGCCGATCTCCGCGCGGTCTTCGACGACGCCACGGCCGAGGTGGTCGACTTCCCCAACCCGCTCATCGGTGGGCGGTCGGCCAACACGGTGTACGTGGCGCGGGTCGGCGACGGGCGCTGA
- a CDS encoding response regulator: MLDDRRRRVLVVDDEPDVLLLCRVNLEFEGYEVIEATDGEAALTAVRAHQPDVVLLDVMLPRRDGWQVLQALKSDPDLREIPVVMLTAKVQDADQLRGWAHGAADYITKPFSPLALSQVLQDVLATDPVEEERRRRLIMEKLELLRND, from the coding sequence ATGCTCGACGACCGACGGCGTCGTGTCCTGGTGGTCGACGACGAGCCCGACGTCCTGTTGCTGTGCCGGGTGAACCTCGAGTTCGAGGGCTACGAGGTGATCGAGGCCACCGACGGCGAGGCCGCGCTGACGGCCGTGCGCGCGCACCAGCCCGACGTGGTCCTGCTCGACGTCATGCTCCCCCGGCGTGACGGCTGGCAGGTCCTGCAGGCACTGAAGTCGGACCCGGACCTGCGCGAGATCCCTGTGGTCATGCTGACGGCCAAGGTCCAGGATGCCGACCAGCTGCGGGGCTGGGCCCACGGGGCCGCGGACTACATCACCAAGCCCTTCTCTCCGCTGGCGCTGTCCCAGGTGCTGCAGGACGTCCTGGCCACCGATCCCGTCGAGGAGGAACGGCGGCGGCGGCTGATCATGGAGAAGCTCGAGCTCCTGCGCAACGACTGA
- a CDS encoding methyl-accepting chemotaxis protein: protein MRTLGRNRSTADTETALAALLRRSRPLLDALGTNVFVADLELVIVHANRRAEQTLRAIEPQLRAQFGIAAADIVGGSIHRFHRDPRRVERILHREPGFRLPHDATFRFGEVSLQTRIDALVAPDGQQLGYVVAWEDVSELRRSNESVAALGDHLDTAASAVEELSASVAQIAGTAELATAITTRGVTEADHSQQAVLALGAASEGIRDVVRTIASIAEQTNLLALNATIEAARAGEAGKGFAVVAGEVKQLARDTADATEDVSGRIAAIGERVEEVVAALTAVVGVLEEIDQTQTQVSGAAAEQRCATDQLARTINDAATSSRLAIERAARG from the coding sequence GTGCGCACGCTGGGCAGGAACCGTTCGACCGCCGACACCGAGACCGCCCTGGCCGCGCTGCTGCGCCGGTCCCGGCCGTTGCTCGACGCGCTCGGCACCAACGTCTTCGTCGCGGACCTCGAGCTGGTCATCGTCCACGCCAACCGCCGGGCCGAGCAGACCCTGCGCGCGATCGAGCCCCAGCTGCGCGCCCAGTTCGGTATCGCCGCCGCCGACATCGTCGGCGGCTCGATCCACCGTTTCCACCGGGACCCGCGACGTGTCGAGCGCATCCTGCACCGCGAACCGGGGTTCCGCCTCCCCCACGACGCGACCTTCCGCTTCGGCGAGGTGAGCCTGCAGACCCGCATCGATGCACTGGTGGCGCCCGACGGGCAGCAGCTCGGTTACGTCGTCGCCTGGGAGGACGTCTCGGAACTGCGCCGCTCCAACGAGTCCGTCGCCGCGCTCGGTGATCACCTCGACACCGCGGCCTCCGCGGTCGAGGAACTGTCCGCATCGGTGGCGCAGATCGCCGGCACGGCCGAGCTCGCCACGGCCATCACCACCCGAGGGGTCACGGAAGCCGACCACAGCCAGCAGGCCGTCCTCGCACTCGGCGCCGCCAGCGAAGGCATCCGCGACGTCGTGCGGACGATCGCTTCCATCGCCGAACAGACCAACCTGTTGGCGCTCAACGCCACCATCGAGGCCGCGCGAGCCGGCGAGGCCGGCAAGGGCTTCGCCGTCGTCGCGGGTGAGGTGAAGCAGCTGGCCCGGGACACCGCCGACGCGACCGAGGACGTCAGCGGCCGTATCGCCGCCATCGGCGAACGCGTCGAGGAGGTCGTTGCCGCCCTCACGGCCGTCGTCGGGGTCCTCGAGGAGATCGACCAGACCCAGACGCAGGTGTCGGGCGCAGCCGCCGAACAACGCTGCGCCACCGACCAGCTCGCGCGCACCATCAACGACGCGGCCACGTCCAGCCGCCTGGCGATCGAACGCGCCGCTCGTGGCTGA
- a CDS encoding LytR C-terminal domain-containing protein, with amino-acid sequence MTTPGSTGSERLGVAVGKRAAAALVVVVITAGAFAFVGERQRDPGEQLAAGDLVEVPEPEPEPEPEPDPEPEPEPEPEPEPEPEPEPEPEPEPEPEPEPEPEPEPEPEPEPEPEPEPEPEPEPEPEPEPEPEPEPEPEPEPEPEPAIAPGNVTVQVLDGYKADGGAAAQGVAQTLRGQGYDIVAENIALDYSVTTVLWTSGNEAAARQVAAAIGAGDVRPQPGSLSESVAVHVVVGADRA; translated from the coding sequence GTGACGACGCCGGGCAGCACGGGCAGCGAACGGCTCGGCGTGGCCGTGGGCAAGCGGGCCGCTGCCGCGCTGGTGGTCGTCGTGATCACCGCGGGGGCCTTCGCCTTCGTCGGTGAGCGTCAGCGCGACCCGGGGGAACAGCTCGCCGCCGGTGACCTGGTCGAGGTGCCGGAACCCGAGCCCGAGCCCGAGCCGGAACCCGATCCGGAACCCGAGCCCGAGCCCGAGCCGGAACCCGAGCCCGAGCCGGAACCCGAGCCCGAGCCGGAACCCGAGCCCGAGCCGGAACCCGAGCCCGAGCCGGAACCCGAGCCCGAGCCGGAACCCGAGCCGGAGCCGGAACCCGAGCCGGAACCCGAGCCGGAGCCCGAGCCGGAGCCCGAGCCGGAGCCGGAACCCGAGCCGGAGCCCGAGCCCGAGCCCGAGCCGGAACCGGCGATCGCCCCCGGGAACGTCACGGTCCAGGTGCTCGACGGGTACAAGGCCGATGGTGGCGCCGCCGCGCAGGGCGTTGCACAGACGCTGCGGGGCCAGGGCTACGACATCGTCGCGGAGAACATCGCGCTCGACTACTCGGTGACGACCGTGCTGTGGACGAGCGGCAACGAGGCCGCGGCGCGACAGGTCGCGGCCGCCATCGGCGCCGGCGACGTCCGCCCACAGCCCGGGAGCCTCTCCGAGTCGGTGGCGGTCCATGTCGTGGTCGGCGCCGACCGCGCCTGA
- a CDS encoding DUF3263 domain-containing protein, with the protein MSADPQDVVAVDPDPGIDERARQILDFEREWWRYAGAKEQAVRERFTLAPTDYYQLLNTVIDDDAALAYDPMLVKRLRRLRSARQRQRAAKRSGADAR; encoded by the coding sequence GTGAGCGCCGACCCGCAGGACGTCGTCGCCGTCGACCCCGACCCGGGGATCGACGAGCGCGCCCGGCAGATCCTCGACTTCGAACGTGAGTGGTGGCGGTACGCCGGCGCCAAGGAGCAGGCGGTCCGGGAACGGTTCACGTTGGCCCCGACCGACTACTACCAACTGCTCAACACCGTGATCGACGACGATGCGGCACTGGCATACGATCCGATGCTGGTCAAGCGGCTGCGTCGGCTCCGCTCCGCGCGTCAGCGGCAGCGGGCCGCGAAGCGTTCGGGCGCCGACGCCCGCTAG
- a CDS encoding alpha/beta hydrolase family protein has protein sequence MRPQDLQHLVLPSDPQLHPDGRRVAFVLSELDVEDDRTLRTIHLFDGVRTRRFTHGPSDSLPRWSPDGSCLAFLRTGVEEGERPQLVLMPADGGEAQRRTELPLGVSDFAWSPDGRQLVLVAARWVDEVADLDDDERRRRPKRITRLPYRTDAGGWVHDRTVHLWLVDRDGTEPPRQLTTVARDHREPAWRPDGRAIAFVARPEDGDELDPHVQVFELDLDTGDVRPLLAPGAWSWVGWSPDGRLFALGHVDPFDWPGTHDVFWCRPTDDGAYPFAPVELLASLDRDVLPGAPGTSTVGPQFVAGGFHLALEDRGTTKVVHVDLDGWDPDGDTPPSVRDVVGGRRSVTGFGVRRDASALVFTVTDPATPGELVWSHDGRERNLTDLTPGFRARSRILPTQRFTFVREDAEIDAWAVLPDGFDEAAPGTVPLLINIHGGPTSQYGDYFFDEFQVEAGAGYLAVGSNPRGSSGRGADWARAVVGAWTDHGSVDTLDLEALVDATLERFPQADPDRIGIMGGSYGGYATARLLARSDRYRSAIVERGLLQWESFSGTSDIGPYFDRMFLSASLPDGVEAHRAASPVGTASSVTAPTLVLHSEADHRCPIEQGEQYFVALKRAGVTTEMVRFPDETHELSRSGSPKHRIERFEVVLDWHARHLLGAADPDGDPATVAPGSPRV, from the coding sequence GTGCGCCCGCAGGACCTGCAGCACCTGGTGCTGCCCAGCGACCCACAGCTGCACCCCGACGGACGGCGGGTCGCCTTCGTGCTCAGCGAGCTGGACGTGGAGGACGACCGGACGCTGCGCACCATCCACCTGTTCGACGGGGTGCGCACGCGTCGCTTCACCCACGGCCCCAGCGACTCGCTGCCGCGCTGGTCGCCGGACGGGTCGTGCCTGGCCTTCCTGCGTACCGGGGTCGAGGAGGGCGAGCGGCCGCAACTGGTGCTGATGCCCGCCGACGGTGGTGAGGCACAGCGCCGCACCGAACTGCCGCTGGGCGTGTCGGACTTCGCGTGGTCGCCCGACGGTCGGCAGCTCGTGCTGGTGGCCGCCCGTTGGGTCGACGAGGTGGCCGACCTCGACGACGACGAGCGACGTCGCCGGCCCAAGCGCATCACCCGCCTGCCCTACCGCACCGATGCGGGAGGATGGGTCCACGACCGCACGGTCCACCTCTGGCTCGTCGATCGTGACGGCACCGAGCCGCCCCGTCAGCTCACCACCGTCGCGCGCGACCACCGGGAGCCGGCCTGGCGTCCCGACGGGCGGGCGATCGCCTTCGTCGCGCGCCCCGAGGACGGCGACGAACTCGACCCGCACGTGCAGGTCTTCGAACTGGACCTGGACACGGGCGACGTCCGGCCGCTGCTCGCCCCAGGGGCGTGGTCGTGGGTCGGTTGGTCGCCCGACGGGCGCCTGTTCGCGCTCGGCCACGTCGATCCGTTCGACTGGCCCGGCACCCACGACGTGTTCTGGTGCCGGCCCACCGACGACGGCGCGTATCCGTTCGCGCCGGTCGAACTGCTCGCCTCCCTCGACCGTGACGTACTGCCGGGGGCGCCCGGTACCAGCACCGTCGGTCCGCAGTTCGTCGCCGGTGGTTTCCACCTCGCGCTCGAGGACCGTGGGACCACCAAGGTGGTGCACGTCGACCTCGACGGCTGGGACCCGGACGGCGACACGCCACCGTCGGTGCGCGACGTCGTCGGCGGACGGCGCAGCGTCACCGGCTTCGGCGTGCGCCGGGACGCGTCCGCCCTGGTGTTCACCGTGACCGACCCGGCGACCCCGGGTGAGCTGGTGTGGTCGCACGACGGGCGCGAGCGCAACCTCACCGACCTGACGCCCGGCTTCCGTGCCCGGTCCCGGATCCTGCCCACGCAGCGGTTCACCTTCGTCCGCGAGGATGCCGAGATCGATGCGTGGGCGGTGCTTCCCGACGGGTTCGACGAGGCGGCGCCCGGCACGGTGCCGCTGTTGATCAACATCCACGGTGGACCGACCTCGCAGTACGGCGACTACTTCTTCGACGAGTTCCAGGTCGAGGCCGGTGCCGGCTACCTGGCGGTCGGGTCCAACCCCCGGGGTTCGTCGGGGCGTGGTGCGGACTGGGCACGGGCGGTCGTCGGTGCGTGGACCGACCACGGCTCGGTCGACACCCTCGACCTCGAGGCGCTGGTCGACGCGACCCTGGAGCGCTTCCCGCAGGCCGACCCGGACCGGATCGGGATCATGGGCGGCTCCTACGGCGGGTACGCGACCGCCCGGCTGCTCGCCCGCTCGGACCGCTACCGCTCGGCGATCGTCGAGCGCGGTCTGCTGCAGTGGGAGTCGTTCTCCGGCACCTCCGACATCGGTCCGTACTTCGACCGCATGTTCCTGTCCGCCTCCCTGCCCGACGGGGTCGAGGCCCACCGGGCGGCGAGTCCGGTCGGCACGGCGTCGTCGGTCACCGCCCCGACCCTGGTGCTGCACAGCGAGGCGGACCACCGCTGCCCGATCGAGCAGGGCGAGCAGTACTTCGTCGCGCTCAAGCGGGCGGGCGTGACCACCGAGATGGTGCGTTTCCCGGACGAGACCCACGAGCTGTCGCGCAGTGGCAGCCCGAAGCACCGCATCGAGCGCTTCGAGGTGGTGCTCGACTGGCACGCCCGACACCTGCTCGGTGCGGCGGACCCCGACGGTGACCCGGCGACGGTGGCGCCCGGCTCGCCACGCGTCTGA
- the rlmB gene encoding 23S rRNA (guanosine(2251)-2'-O)-methyltransferase RlmB encodes MSPRPPAGNRRGRNTGRGPRPAGREHRDERLVAGLHPVRELLRAGAAVRRLLVADTRDASAVLDEILALARTAGVPVEEVERHRIDERAEGLVHQGVLALAPPFPYATLDDARRRAADEPLLLVALDSVTDPHNLGSIARSADAVGAHGLLVPERRAASVTTTAEKAAAGALAHLPVVQVTNLVRTIRALQGEGVWAVGLDGEAPTAMADSRLLGDPLVLVVGAEGRGLSRLAGETCDELVHLPMRGAVGSLNASVAAAVALYEVLRHRG; translated from the coding sequence ATGAGTCCGCGACCGCCCGCCGGCAACCGCCGTGGCCGGAATACCGGGCGAGGCCCGCGCCCGGCCGGGCGGGAGCACCGCGACGAGCGCCTGGTCGCCGGACTGCACCCGGTCCGTGAGCTGCTGCGGGCCGGGGCAGCCGTGCGCCGGCTGCTGGTCGCCGACACCCGCGACGCCTCCGCCGTGCTCGACGAGATCCTCGCGTTGGCCCGCACCGCCGGTGTCCCGGTCGAGGAGGTCGAGCGCCACCGCATCGACGAGCGGGCCGAGGGCCTGGTGCACCAGGGCGTGCTCGCCCTGGCCCCGCCCTTCCCCTACGCGACGCTCGACGACGCCCGCCGCCGTGCGGCGGACGAGCCGCTGCTGCTGGTCGCCCTGGACTCGGTCACCGATCCGCACAACCTCGGCTCCATCGCCCGTTCCGCCGACGCCGTCGGGGCCCACGGCCTGCTGGTGCCCGAGCGGCGGGCGGCGTCGGTGACGACCACGGCCGAGAAGGCGGCGGCAGGTGCGCTCGCCCACCTGCCGGTCGTGCAGGTCACCAACCTCGTGCGCACCATCCGGGCGCTCCAGGGCGAGGGGGTCTGGGCGGTCGGGCTCGACGGCGAGGCGCCGACGGCGATGGCCGACAGCCGTCTGCTCGGCGACCCGTTGGTGCTGGTCGTCGGGGCCGAGGGCCGGGGCCTGTCCCGGCTCGCCGGCGAGACCTGCGACGAGCTCGTGCACCTGCCGATGCGGGGTGCCGTCGGCTCGCTCAACGCCTCGGTGGCGGCCGCGGTCGCGCTCTACGAGGTGCTGCGCCACCGCGGGTGA
- the cysS gene encoding cysteine--tRNA ligase, producing the protein MSLVLYDTLRREKVPFEPRDAGRVSVYVCGPTVQADAHVGHGRLAVVTDVLRRHLRHAGNEVTFVQNVTDIDDKIILRARREKVDPAVVATRYTRAWNRTMDALDVLAPDVQPLATAHLLEMHALIQELIDQDKAYAVDGDVFFRVRSFEGYGKLSRRPIDDMQQGDDVVGADRKEDPLDFAMWKSAKPGEPSWPSPWGDGRPGWHIECSAMAVRHLGSGFDIHCGGLDLVFPHHENEIAQHEAAHGGVFARHWVHNGMVRMGEEKMSKSIGNVVSLHDAVEEWGVGPLRLWYLSAHHRSPLTFDTERLRDAAASHQRLTTFLRSARRAADDVSADEQAARPHLDAFTAAMDDDLNAPQAVAALHELVSTGNERLPAAERGDETARAQVASLAEALVTLGDGVFALGLEAALADAAGLERQLAPLVEQLLDQRRNARGDRDFATADRIRDQLAAAGVVVEDRPDGPRWYVS; encoded by the coding sequence TTGTCCCTGGTCCTCTACGACACCCTGCGCCGCGAGAAGGTCCCCTTCGAGCCGCGGGACGCCGGACGCGTGTCGGTCTACGTGTGCGGCCCGACCGTGCAGGCCGACGCACACGTCGGACACGGGCGCCTGGCGGTCGTCACCGACGTCCTGCGTCGGCACCTGCGCCATGCCGGCAACGAGGTGACGTTCGTGCAGAACGTCACCGACATCGACGACAAGATCATCCTGCGCGCCCGTCGCGAGAAGGTCGACCCCGCCGTCGTCGCCACCCGCTACACGCGGGCGTGGAACCGCACCATGGACGCGTTGGACGTGCTCGCCCCCGACGTGCAGCCGCTGGCGACCGCCCACCTGCTCGAGATGCACGCCCTGATCCAGGAGCTGATCGACCAGGACAAGGCCTACGCGGTCGATGGTGACGTGTTCTTCCGGGTGCGTTCCTTCGAGGGCTACGGCAAGCTCTCGCGGCGGCCGATCGACGACATGCAGCAGGGCGACGACGTCGTCGGCGCCGACCGCAAGGAGGACCCGCTCGACTTCGCGATGTGGAAGTCGGCCAAGCCGGGGGAGCCGTCGTGGCCCTCGCCATGGGGCGACGGCCGTCCGGGCTGGCACATCGAGTGCTCGGCGATGGCGGTCCGGCACCTCGGCAGCGGCTTCGACATCCACTGTGGTGGACTCGACCTGGTGTTCCCGCACCACGAGAACGAGATCGCCCAGCACGAGGCCGCCCACGGCGGCGTCTTCGCCCGCCACTGGGTGCACAACGGCATGGTGCGCATGGGCGAGGAGAAGATGTCGAAGTCGATCGGCAACGTGGTCTCGCTGCACGACGCCGTCGAGGAGTGGGGCGTCGGCCCCCTGCGACTGTGGTACCTGTCCGCCCACCACCGCAGCCCGCTCACCTTCGACACCGAGCGGTTGCGTGACGCCGCCGCGTCGCACCAGCGGCTCACCACGTTCCTGCGCTCGGCGCGGCGGGCCGCCGACGACGTGTCCGCCGACGAGCAGGCGGCACGGCCGCACCTCGACGCCTTCACGGCCGCGATGGACGACGATCTCAACGCCCCGCAGGCCGTGGCGGCGTTGCACGAGCTGGTCTCGACCGGCAACGAGCGCCTCCCCGCTGCCGAGCGGGGCGACGAGACCGCCCGTGCGCAGGTCGCGTCGCTCGCCGAGGCCCTGGTCACGCTGGGCGACGGCGTGTTCGCGCTCGGTCTGGAGGCGGCACTCGCCGACGCGGCGGGCCTGGAGCGCCAGCTCGCCCCGCTCGTCGAGCAGCTGCTCGACCAGCGCCGCAACGCCCGCGGGGACCGGGACTTCGCCACGGCCGACCGCATCCGTGACCAGCTCGCCGCAGCCGGCGTGGTCGTCGAGGACCGTCCCGACGGTCCGCGCTGGTACGTCTCGTGA
- the ispF gene encoding 2-C-methyl-D-erythritol 2,4-cyclodiphosphate synthase, whose translation MTPPIRIGSGVDVHPFADDPDRPLVLGGVTIPDAVGLAGHSDADVAAHATADALLGALALGDLGAWFGVDRPDTAGADSTGLLATVVAALAERGWRTGNLDLTVVAQRPRLAPHRDAMQARLAAVIGVELDAVSVKFTTTDRLGFLGRGEGIAAYASVLVVAADEA comes from the coding sequence GTGACGCCGCCGATCCGCATCGGCAGCGGCGTCGACGTCCACCCCTTCGCCGACGACCCGGACCGTCCGTTGGTGCTCGGCGGGGTGACCATCCCCGACGCCGTCGGCCTGGCCGGCCACTCCGACGCCGACGTGGCCGCCCACGCCACCGCCGACGCGCTGCTCGGTGCCCTGGCGCTGGGGGACCTCGGGGCGTGGTTCGGCGTCGACCGTCCCGACACCGCCGGCGCCGACTCCACCGGCCTGCTCGCGACGGTGGTCGCCGCGCTCGCCGAGCGGGGCTGGCGGACCGGGAACCTCGATCTCACGGTCGTCGCGCAGCGGCCACGCCTGGCACCACACCGCGACGCGATGCAGGCGCGGCTGGCCGCGGTGATCGGCGTCGAGCTCGACGCGGTGTCGGTGAAGTTCACCACCACCGATCGGCTCGGCTTCCTCGGCCGGGGCGAGGGCATCGCGGCCTACGCCTCGGTCCTGGTGGTCGCCGCCGACGAGGCCTGA
- the ispD gene encoding 2-C-methyl-D-erythritol 4-phosphate cytidylyltransferase yields MTFGVVVVAAGRGERLGHDRPKALVELAGRPLVHHAVAGLAAAGLPPPVVVCAPGEQAAFRRALAGLTVAALVAGGEDRTASVAAGLAVLPEDVEVVLVHDAARALVPADVIRQVAAAVTGDVVAAAPGVPVSDTLKRVVGSEVVATVAREGLVAVQTPQAFDRAALAAAHATGARATDDLALVEALVTQGRLPGRVVVTPGAFAAMKVTFPADLVVAEALLRAGPQ; encoded by the coding sequence GTGACGTTCGGCGTCGTCGTCGTCGCGGCCGGCCGCGGTGAGCGGCTCGGGCACGACCGCCCCAAGGCCCTGGTTGAACTCGCTGGCCGCCCGCTGGTGCACCATGCGGTTGCCGGACTGGCGGCCGCGGGTCTGCCGCCGCCGGTCGTGGTGTGCGCCCCCGGCGAGCAGGCCGCGTTCCGTCGTGCGCTGGCCGGGCTCACCGTGGCGGCGCTCGTCGCGGGCGGCGAGGACCGCACCGCCAGCGTCGCGGCCGGACTGGCCGTCCTGCCCGAGGACGTCGAGGTGGTGCTGGTGCACGACGCGGCGCGCGCACTGGTGCCCGCGGACGTGATCCGACAGGTCGCGGCGGCGGTCACCGGTGACGTCGTGGCGGCCGCGCCCGGAGTGCCGGTGAGCGACACGCTCAAACGTGTCGTGGGGAGCGAGGTCGTGGCGACCGTCGCGCGTGAGGGCCTCGTCGCCGTCCAGACCCCGCAGGCCTTCGACCGTGCCGCGCTGGCCGCCGCGCACGCCACCGGTGCGCGTGCGACCGACGATCTCGCGCTCGTCGAGGCGCTGGTGACACAGGGGCGGTTGCCGGGCCGGGTGGTCGTGACCCCGGGAGCCTTCGCCGCGATGAAGGTCACGTTCCCGGCCGACCTGGTCGTGGCCGAGGCGCTGCTGCGAGCAGGCCCCCAGTGA
- a CDS encoding CarD family transcriptional regulator, whose translation MAYSVGDTVIYPHHGAAVIERKEARELKGEAREYLVLRLTYGDLTLMVPADSCEEVGIRSVVSKKEVEQVLDVLREPEGKAAGNWSRRFKANYEKLRSGDIYQVAEVVRNLATREKDKGLSAGEKRMLTKAKQILLSELAVAIKKDEAKAEELVEKVLAESQV comes from the coding sequence ATGGCCTACAGCGTCGGCGACACCGTCATCTATCCCCACCACGGCGCAGCGGTCATCGAGCGGAAGGAAGCTCGTGAACTCAAGGGCGAGGCCCGCGAGTACCTCGTGCTGCGGCTGACCTACGGGGACCTGACGCTGATGGTGCCTGCCGACTCGTGCGAAGAGGTCGGCATCCGCTCCGTGGTCTCCAAGAAGGAGGTCGAGCAGGTCCTCGACGTCCTGCGCGAGCCCGAGGGCAAGGCCGCCGGCAACTGGTCGCGGCGTTTCAAGGCCAACTACGAGAAGTTGCGCTCCGGCGACATCTACCAGGTCGCCGAGGTCGTGCGGAACCTCGCCACGCGCGAGAAGGACAAGGGTCTGTCCGCGGGCGAGAAGCGCATGCTGACCAAGGCGAAGCAGATCCTGCTCTCGGAGCTCGCCGTGGCCATCAAGAAGGACGAGGCCAAGGCCGAGGAACTGGTCGAGAAGGTCCTGGCCGAGTCCCAGGTCTGA